In Pseudomonas oryzihabitans, the DNA window CCTGCTGCAAGGCACCCATGGCGCCAGCGACGACGCCGTAGTTGGCGGCCTTGTCACCCCGAATGAACACCTGGGTGTCCGCACGCTGACGCATGATGGCACCGACCTGCTGACTCAGTTGTGGGAGGGACACCGCCGTAGAGGACTTGGCTTTCTGATCGGTATCCACCTCGGAACCGACGTTCCAGTAGTAGGTGCCGTCGGCCTTCACCGAGACGGTGAGGATCTGCTTGTCGTTGTCCTGCGGCAGGGCTTGGCTGTCGACCTTGGGCAGGTCGACCTTGACGCCCTGGTTGAGCATGGGCGCCGTCACCATGAAGATGACGAGGAGCACCAACATCACGTCGATGTAGGGCACCACGTTCATCTCGGCGACGGGCTTGCGTTTCTTGCGGCGAGGGACCATGGGATACCTCTTTATTCGTCGCTGGTGTGGACTTTGCGGTGCAGGATGGCCTGGAATTCGTCCGCAAAGGTGTAGTAGCGGTTGATCAGCATTTCCGAACGGGCGGCGAAGCGGTTGTAGGCCACGACAGCGGGAATGGCGGCGAACAGACCGATGGCGGTGGCGATCAGGGCTTCGGCGATGCCGGGCGCTACGGTGGCCAGGGTCGCCTGCTGCGCCGTGGACAGGCCGCGGAAGGAGTTCATGATGCCCCAGACGGTACCGAACAGACCGACATAGGGGCTGGTGGAACCGACGGTGGCCAGGAACGGCAGGGCTTGCTCGAGCTTTTCTTCCTCACGGGAGATGGCCACGCGCATGGCGCGCGAGACGCCTTCCATCACGGCATCGGGATCCACACCGGGCTGCTGACGCAGACGGGAGAACTCCTTGAAACCGGCGCGGAAGATCTGCTCGACGCCGGAATCCGGATCGGGGTTGCTGCCGGCCTGGCGGTACAGCTTGGACAGATCGATGCCCGACCAGAATTTCTCTTCGAAGGTATCCAGGGAACGCTTGGCGGCGCGCATGGCATTGCTACGCTGGATGATCATGATCCAGGACGTGACAGAGGCTGCGACCAGGATGAGCATCACCAATTGCACCACCAGACTGGCGTTGGCGATGAGGCTCCACATGGACGTATGGTCGACGTTGGGTTGCACGCTTAATCTCCTGATTGAATTGACGCCGGATTTCCGGCAAGAACCGTTCGCATGGTTTCGGGCATGGCCCTGGGCCTGAAGCTGTCGGCACGCACACAGGCGACCGTCACCCACCCTTCACAGAGCAGGACATCATCCTTAGCTCGCCGAACCTCTTGGTGAAACCTGAGGCTGGCACGCTTCGCTTCGACCACCTCGGCACCGATCAACAATTCGTCATCCAGGCGCGCGGGCGCATGGTAGCGCGCTTCGCTGCTGTGGACGACGAAGAGCAGATTGTCCCGAGCGAGTTCGGACTGGGCATAGCCCAGCGCGCGCAGTCGCTCGGTGCGGGCGCGTTCCATGAACTTGAGGTAGTTGACGTAGTAGACGATGCCGCCGGCATCGGTATCTTCGTAGTAGACACGACACCTGAGGACGGACGGCGACGGGCTCCGCGATTGCGCGTGCATACTCTAGAACCTAGCCTCGCCGTTGCCAATCAGAAATGTTCGCAACTGCATTTAGTTACCATTGACCTCGAACAGATCGGGCGTACCACCCTGGACCAGACGAGAGGGCAGATTGAGCCCGAAATGCAGATAGGCATGTCGGGTCACTACCCGCCCGCGCGGCGTGCGCATGATATAGCCTTGCTGGATCAGATAGGGTTCCAACACGTCTTCGATGGTGTGACGCTCTTCGCTGATGGCAGCGGCAAGGCTGTCGACCCCGACCGGACCGCCATCGAACTTGTCGATCATCGTCAGCAGCAGGCGGCGATCCTGGTGGTCGAAGCCTTGGGCATCAACGTCCAGCAAGTCGAGGGCGCGACTGGCGATGTCGTGGCTGATATGGCCCTGCCCGCGTACTTCGGCGAAGTCCCGCACCCGGCGCAGCAGACGGTTGGCGATCCGTGGCGTACCGCGCGCGCGGCGGGCGATTTCCAGGGCGCCTTCGGCTTCGATGGCGAGACCGAGGATGCCGGCCGAACGGCTAACGATGGTAGCCAGGTCCGCCGTGCCGTAGAACTCCAGGCGCTGGACGATCCCGAAGCGGTCACGCAGGGGATTGGTCAGCATCCCGGCGCGGGTGGTCGCGCCCACCAGGGTGAAAGGCGGCAGATCCAGCTTGATGGAGCGCGCGGCCGGGCCCT includes these proteins:
- the tolR gene encoding protein TolR; this translates as MVPRRKKRKPVAEMNVVPYIDVMLVLLVIFMVTAPMLNQGVKVDLPKVDSQALPQDNDKQILTVSVKADGTYYWNVGSEVDTDQKAKSSTAVSLPQLSQQVGAIMRQRADTQVFIRGDKAANYGVVAGAMGALQQAGVPNVGLITEAP
- the tolQ gene encoding protein TolQ, with protein sequence MQPNVDHTSMWSLIANASLVVQLVMLILVAASVTSWIMIIQRSNAMRAAKRSLDTFEEKFWSGIDLSKLYRQAGSNPDPDSGVEQIFRAGFKEFSRLRQQPGVDPDAVMEGVSRAMRVAISREEEKLEQALPFLATVGSTSPYVGLFGTVWGIMNSFRGLSTAQQATLATVAPGIAEALIATAIGLFAAIPAVVAYNRFAARSEMLINRYYTFADEFQAILHRKVHTSDE
- the ybgC gene encoding tol-pal system-associated acyl-CoA thioesterase; its protein translation is MHAQSRSPSPSVLRCRVYYEDTDAGGIVYYVNYLKFMERARTERLRALGYAQSELARDNLLFVVHSSEARYHAPARLDDELLIGAEVVEAKRASLRFHQEVRRAKDDVLLCEGWVTVACVRADSFRPRAMPETMRTVLAGNPASIQSGD
- the ruvB gene encoding Holliday junction branch migration DNA helicase RuvB yields the protein MIETDRIISAGGRDREEVQDRAIRPVRLADYIGQPVVRDQMGLFIQAAKGRGEALDHTLIFGPPGLGKTTLANIIAQEMGVSLKSTSGPVLERPGDLAALLTNLEAGDVLFIDEIHRLSPIVEEVLYPAMEDYQLDIMIGEGPAARSIKLDLPPFTLVGATTRAGMLTNPLRDRFGIVQRLEFYGTADLATIVSRSAGILGLAIEAEGALEIARRARGTPRIANRLLRRVRDFAEVRGQGHISHDIASRALDLLDVDAQGFDHQDRRLLLTMIDKFDGGPVGVDSLAAAISEERHTIEDVLEPYLIQQGYIMRTPRGRVVTRHAYLHFGLNLPSRLVQGGTPDLFEVNGN